The Streptomyces pactum genome contains a region encoding:
- a CDS encoding phytanoyl-CoA dioxygenase family protein yields the protein MDDTTLVSRFLHDGFVKLEGAVAPRVAADCARLLWRETDCAPDDVATWTRPVHWVAGMAQGPFAAAPNSPALHRAYDLLVGAGRWEPRYSLGTFPLRFPHEEEPDDAGWHVEGSYLPEGESWYFTNLRSRGRALLMLFLFSEVGEEDAPTRIRVGSHLDVPKVLAKYGEDGASGLALALDLVAASDHRPLALATGSPGDVFLCHPFLVHSAQPHHGARPRFMAQPPLMPAVPYELERADGAYSPVEIAIRRGLGQGTAGPGGDGTDCAAGQ from the coding sequence ATGGATGACACGACCTTGGTATCCCGCTTCCTCCATGACGGCTTCGTGAAGTTGGAGGGCGCCGTCGCGCCGCGGGTGGCCGCGGACTGTGCGCGGCTGCTGTGGCGGGAGACGGACTGCGCCCCGGACGATGTGGCGACGTGGACGCGGCCCGTGCACTGGGTGGCCGGGATGGCCCAGGGGCCGTTCGCCGCCGCACCCAACTCCCCCGCCCTGCACCGTGCGTACGACCTGCTCGTCGGTGCGGGCCGCTGGGAGCCGCGCTACTCGCTGGGCACGTTCCCGCTTCGCTTTCCGCACGAGGAGGAGCCGGACGACGCCGGATGGCACGTCGAGGGGAGTTACCTTCCGGAGGGCGAGAGCTGGTACTTCACGAATCTGCGCTCCCGGGGCCGGGCGCTGTTGATGCTGTTCCTGTTCAGCGAGGTCGGTGAGGAGGACGCCCCGACCCGGATCCGGGTCGGCTCACACCTCGACGTGCCGAAGGTACTGGCGAAGTACGGAGAGGACGGGGCGAGCGGGCTGGCCCTCGCCCTCGATCTGGTGGCGGCGTCCGACCACCGTCCACTCGCCCTCGCCACCGGTTCCCCGGGCGACGTCTTCCTGTGCCATCCGTTCCTGGTGCACTCGGCGCAACCGCACCACGGGGCGCGACCGCGCTTCATGGCCCAGCCGCCGCTGATGCCGGCTGTGCCGTACGAACTGGAGCGGGCCGACGGCGCGTACTCACCCGTGGAGATCGCGATCCGCCGGGGCCTGGGACAGGGGACCGCGGGCCCGGGCGGGGACGGCACCGACTGCGCCGCCGGGCAGTAG
- a CDS encoding aldo/keto reductase yields MLRRRVGGPSGPVVSTLCLGALPFGTTVDEKTSFAILDRFVEAGGNLVDTADNYAFWAPGGTGDESESTIGRWLASRRRYDEVAISTKVGARPTIPGSGLETAEGLSAPVIRKAAEASLRRLGTDHIDVYWTHIEDRSVPLEESLGALEDLVGGGKARVLGCSNHATWRTERARATARANGWTGYTCVQQRYSYLQPRFDVGLPESGHVHVTAELLDYVRSEPDLTLMAYSSLLSGAYTRPDKSLPTAYDHPGTRQRLTALREVAAELGATANQVVLAWLLGGDPPVIPIVGVSSVEQLNEVLGAVELELPGELRARLDLAAQG; encoded by the coding sequence ATGCTCCGACGTCGTGTCGGGGGGCCGTCAGGCCCCGTTGTCAGCACCCTGTGCCTGGGCGCCCTGCCCTTCGGCACCACCGTGGACGAGAAGACGTCCTTCGCCATTCTCGACCGGTTCGTCGAGGCCGGAGGCAATCTCGTCGACACCGCCGACAATTACGCGTTCTGGGCCCCCGGCGGGACCGGGGACGAGAGCGAGAGCACCATCGGCCGCTGGCTGGCGAGCCGTCGCCGGTACGACGAGGTGGCGATCTCCACCAAGGTGGGAGCCCGGCCCACCATCCCCGGCAGCGGCCTGGAGACGGCCGAGGGACTGTCGGCACCGGTGATACGCAAGGCCGCGGAAGCCAGCCTGCGACGCCTGGGCACGGACCACATCGACGTGTACTGGACGCACATCGAGGACCGGTCCGTTCCCCTGGAAGAGTCGCTCGGCGCTCTCGAGGACCTGGTCGGCGGCGGCAAAGCGAGGGTACTCGGCTGCTCCAACCACGCCACCTGGCGGACCGAGCGGGCCCGCGCGACGGCCCGGGCCAACGGCTGGACGGGGTACACCTGTGTCCAGCAGCGCTACTCCTACCTCCAGCCGCGCTTCGACGTCGGGCTGCCGGAGAGCGGACACGTCCATGTGACCGCCGAACTCCTCGACTACGTACGCAGTGAGCCGGACCTGACGCTGATGGCCTACTCTTCACTGCTCTCGGGCGCGTACACACGTCCGGACAAGTCCCTGCCGACCGCCTACGACCACCCCGGCACCAGGCAACGCCTGACCGCTCTGCGGGAGGTGGCCGCCGAGCTCGGTGCAACGGCCAACCAGGTGGTGCTGGCCTGGCTGCTCGGGGGTGACCCGCCGGTGATCCCGATCGTGGGGGTGAGCTCCGTCGAGCAGTTGAACGAGGTGCTGGGCGCCGTCGAGCTGGAGCTGCCCGGCGAGCTCAGGGCGCGGCTCGACCTCGCCGCACAGGGCTGA
- a CDS encoding PLP-dependent aminotransferase family protein — protein sequence MADDRTDSAWGTFLELGGSAEGPMHVRLTRALRAAVTGGRIASGSALPPSRTLAAELGCSRWVVTEAYAQLVAEGYLEARSGSATRVRAQAAPAPATSGTDAVTRWEPAFDMLPGVPDLRAFPRRRWADAVREATGALTWGELGYPDAAGHARLRQRLAAYLVRGRGASLDARQLVVCAGTLDAVLRLCRALRADGHTHMAVEDPGWSRLGSAVRAAGLVPVPVPVDGDGLRVDLLRRASQVRSVIVAPAHQFPTGVVLAPARRADLVAWAREVDGLVLEDDYDAEFRYDRHPVGALQGMAPEHVVLMGSVSKTLSPALRIGWAVAPPRWADALGAEHVGGMPPPVIDQEAFARFLARGAYDRYLRASRLRYKRRRDHLLDELATSLPGFPVSGAAAGFHLLLSLTDCSAPAVVEEAARREVRLADLDDYRMVRAADAAGSKLVLGYGNLADQAVPGAVRRLARAIDAARLRDRSGIDDGRTGERAG from the coding sequence GTGGCAGACGATCGCACGGACTCGGCCTGGGGGACCTTCCTCGAGCTGGGCGGGTCGGCGGAGGGCCCGATGCACGTGCGACTGACCCGTGCGCTTCGGGCGGCGGTGACCGGCGGGCGTATCGCCTCCGGCAGCGCCCTGCCGCCGAGCAGGACACTCGCGGCGGAGCTGGGCTGCTCACGCTGGGTCGTGACGGAGGCGTACGCGCAGCTCGTGGCCGAGGGGTACCTGGAGGCGCGCAGCGGCTCGGCCACCAGGGTCCGGGCACAGGCCGCCCCCGCTCCGGCGACGAGCGGGACCGACGCCGTAACGCGGTGGGAGCCGGCGTTCGACATGCTGCCCGGCGTGCCCGACCTGCGGGCGTTTCCCCGCAGACGGTGGGCCGACGCGGTGCGGGAGGCCACCGGCGCACTGACATGGGGCGAGCTGGGATACCCCGACGCGGCCGGTCACGCCCGGCTCCGGCAACGGCTCGCGGCGTACCTCGTGCGGGGGCGCGGCGCCTCACTGGACGCCCGGCAGCTCGTCGTCTGCGCCGGCACGCTGGACGCGGTGCTCAGGCTGTGCCGCGCCCTGCGGGCTGATGGTCACACGCATATGGCTGTGGAGGACCCTGGCTGGTCGCGGCTGGGCTCCGCGGTCAGGGCGGCGGGTCTGGTGCCCGTCCCGGTTCCCGTGGACGGCGACGGCCTGCGGGTGGACCTGCTGCGGCGTGCGTCGCAGGTCCGGTCGGTGATCGTCGCTCCGGCTCACCAGTTCCCGACCGGTGTGGTCCTCGCCCCGGCCCGCCGCGCCGATCTGGTTGCCTGGGCCCGGGAGGTCGACGGCCTGGTGCTGGAGGACGACTACGACGCCGAGTTCCGCTACGACCGCCACCCCGTGGGCGCCCTCCAGGGCATGGCTCCGGAGCACGTCGTGCTGATGGGGTCGGTCAGCAAGACGCTCTCGCCGGCCTTGCGGATCGGTTGGGCGGTGGCCCCGCCGCGCTGGGCGGACGCCCTGGGCGCGGAACACGTCGGGGGCATGCCTCCGCCCGTCATCGACCAGGAGGCGTTCGCCCGGTTCCTGGCCCGCGGGGCCTACGACCGTTATCTGCGGGCGTCACGGCTGCGCTACAAACGGCGACGCGACCACCTCCTGGACGAACTCGCGACGTCGCTGCCCGGGTTTCCGGTGTCCGGCGCGGCAGCCGGTTTCCATCTGCTGCTGTCTCTGACGGACTGCTCGGCTCCCGCCGTCGTCGAGGAGGCGGCACGGCGGGAGGTGCGGCTGGCGGATCTCGACGACTACCGCATGGTGCGGGCCGCGGACGCCGCCGGCTCGAAGCTGGTCCTCGGGTACGGCAATCTGGCCGATCAGGCCGTGCCCGGCGCCGTGCGGCGCCTGGCACGGGCCATCGACGCGGCCCGGCTCCGCGACCGGTCTGGCATCGACGACGGGAGGACCGGGGAGCGGGCGGGCTGA
- a CDS encoding cysteine hydrolase family protein, with protein MTTALIIGDIQRGITGSYPFARQVVPPLTELIPRAREAGALIAFVHFALRGNGADLPPGNALFRAFYEAGDTFHEGSAGTGIALPVTDEDVVVVKRRASAFAGTDLDLVLRAGGVTTVAIAGVATSAMVAATCYDAADRDYRVTVLRDGCADGDVAMHDFFMDAVFPSRGFEVVACADWHGEHAEP; from the coding sequence ATGACCACAGCACTGATCATCGGGGACATCCAGCGGGGCATCACCGGCAGCTACCCGTTCGCCAGGCAGGTCGTGCCGCCGCTCACCGAACTGATTCCCCGGGCCCGCGAGGCCGGCGCCCTCATCGCGTTCGTGCACTTCGCCCTGCGGGGCAACGGTGCCGATCTGCCGCCGGGCAACGCACTGTTCAGGGCGTTCTACGAGGCGGGGGACACCTTCCACGAAGGATCGGCCGGCACCGGCATCGCTCTGCCGGTCACCGACGAGGACGTCGTCGTCGTGAAACGCCGTGCCAGCGCATTCGCCGGCACGGATCTCGACCTTGTGCTCCGCGCAGGCGGCGTCACCACTGTGGCGATCGCCGGCGTCGCGACCAGCGCGATGGTGGCTGCGACGTGCTACGACGCGGCAGATCGCGACTACCGGGTGACCGTTCTGCGTGACGGTTGCGCCGATGGCGACGTGGCCATGCACGACTTCTTCATGGACGCGGTGTTTCCCAGCCGGGGCTTCGAGGTCGTGGCCTGCGCCGATTGGCATGGAGAGCACGCTGAGCCGTGA
- a CDS encoding GAF and ANTAR domain-containing protein codes for MGDETYQSPDMTSLLLGTDSLEQFLQVLVESALAMASTAHGVGITLERQHRPLTVVSAGTGAPDLDEAQYGQDDGPCLEALRTGHEIAVKDMLGEERWGPYPAYAAACGTRSSVSFPVAARTHTAGALNLYFAKVAGFADTDLFDLRTLAAQATGAIALAQRIADAEEYAADLQKAMESRSVIDQAIGVIMAQQRCSAEEAFTLLRKASQRRNIKLRHLCAELVANIGRKPPSDGRTLRPRP; via the coding sequence ATGGGTGACGAGACGTACCAATCGCCGGACATGACGTCCCTGCTGCTGGGGACCGACTCCCTGGAACAGTTCCTCCAGGTTCTGGTGGAAAGTGCCCTGGCCATGGCATCCACCGCCCACGGCGTGGGGATCACCCTGGAGCGGCAGCACCGGCCGCTGACCGTCGTCAGCGCGGGGACGGGAGCTCCTGACCTGGACGAGGCGCAGTACGGGCAGGACGACGGTCCCTGCCTGGAGGCTTTGCGCACCGGTCACGAGATCGCCGTGAAGGACATGCTGGGGGAGGAGCGATGGGGTCCCTACCCGGCCTACGCCGCGGCGTGCGGTACGCGCTCCTCCGTCTCGTTTCCGGTCGCCGCCCGGACTCACACGGCGGGCGCCCTCAACCTGTATTTCGCGAAGGTGGCCGGCTTCGCCGACACCGACCTGTTCGACCTGCGGACCCTGGCCGCACAGGCCACGGGGGCGATCGCCCTGGCCCAACGCATCGCCGACGCCGAGGAGTACGCGGCCGACCTCCAGAAAGCGATGGAGTCCCGCAGCGTCATCGACCAGGCCATCGGCGTGATCATGGCTCAACAGCGGTGCTCGGCTGAGGAGGCCTTCACCCTGCTGCGCAAAGCGTCCCAGCGTCGCAACATCAAGTTGCGCCACCTGTGCGCGGAACTCGTCGCCAACATCGGTCGAAAACCGCCCTCGGACGGCAGGACGCTGCGTCCCCGGCCCTGA
- a CDS encoding ArsR/SmtB family transcription factor, which yields MLTLAADIEVLARFGRALADPIRCRVLLALRKAPTYPADLAEALGISRTRLSNHLACLRDCGLVVTVPDGRRTRYELADERLGHALDDLLAAVVAVEADKTCPDADEKGCC from the coding sequence ATGCTGACACTCGCTGCCGACATCGAGGTGCTGGCGCGGTTCGGCCGCGCCCTCGCCGATCCCATCCGCTGCCGCGTCCTGCTCGCCCTGCGCAAGGCCCCGACCTACCCGGCCGACCTCGCCGAGGCCCTGGGCATCTCCCGCACCCGGCTGTCGAACCACCTGGCCTGCCTGCGCGACTGCGGCCTGGTCGTCACCGTCCCCGACGGCCGCCGCACCCGTTACGAGCTCGCCGACGAACGCCTCGGCCACGCGTTGGACGACCTGTTGGCGGCCGTGGTCGCCGTCGAAGCGGACAAGACCTGCCCAGACGCGGACGAGAAGGGCTGCTGCTGA
- a CDS encoding cation transporter: MTATATGRGSARRDMLTRRIRLLVAATITYNVIEAVVAITAGTLASSTALIGFGLDSVIEVSSAAAVAWQFSARDHAARAAREQRTLRIIAVSFFALALYVAIDSVRTLTGTSEAEHSIPGIILAALSLAIMPFLSAAQRKAGRELGSASAVADSKQTLLCTYLSAVLLAGLLANLLLGWTWADPIAALVIAGIAAKEGRDAWQGKGCCAPNTHTATASPEDTCGCEKGCSCC; the protein is encoded by the coding sequence ATGACCGCGACAGCCACCGGCCGCGGTTCGGCCCGCCGAGACATGCTCACCCGGCGCATACGCCTGCTCGTCGCCGCGACCATCACCTACAACGTCATCGAAGCCGTTGTCGCGATCACCGCCGGCACTCTGGCCTCGTCCACCGCCCTGATCGGCTTCGGACTCGACTCCGTCATCGAAGTCTCCTCCGCCGCAGCCGTCGCCTGGCAGTTCTCCGCCCGCGACCACGCCGCACGCGCAGCCCGAGAACAGCGCACCCTGCGGATCATCGCCGTCTCCTTCTTCGCCCTCGCCCTCTACGTCGCCATCGACTCCGTCCGCACACTGACCGGCACCAGCGAAGCCGAGCACTCGATCCCCGGCATAATCCTCGCGGCCCTCTCGCTGGCGATCATGCCGTTCCTGTCGGCAGCCCAACGCAAGGCCGGCCGCGAACTCGGCTCCGCCTCCGCCGTCGCCGACTCCAAACAGACCCTGCTGTGTACCTACCTCTCCGCCGTACTCCTGGCCGGCCTGCTGGCCAACCTGCTGCTCGGCTGGACCTGGGCCGACCCGATCGCCGCCCTCGTCATCGCCGGCATCGCAGCCAAGGAAGGCCGCGACGCCTGGCAGGGCAAGGGCTGCTGCGCGCCCAACACGCACACCGCCACCGCGAGTCCGGAGGACACCTGCGGCTGCGAAAAGGGCTGTAGCTGTTGCTGA
- a CDS encoding MFS transporter, which translates to MNVGLQRGAIASVQVLGLAVWFSMSAVVPSLRNAWGLTDGGAVWLTASVQFGFVAGALTSTALNLADRVPSPRLLSVSAAAAATCTVVLAVFVDQFSLAVPLRFLTGVFLAGVYPVGMKLMASWAGRAGRGLTMGVLIAALTLGSTLPHLIAGVGSLPWRGVLLAAATAGFLASVISLLFVRPGPHAAPAAPVRNPRYALTMFTERGPRLANLGYFGHMWELYALWTWIPTFLLTTGRAEELPVSVETAVFLTMGIGGAIGCLLGGWGADRFGRPPAALAALLVSGVCCLLSPLLFPAPAALLLAFCTVWGAAVIADSGVFSTTLSEVADQRYVGTALTAQTAIGFALTVITIQLTPLLAEAAGWRYAFLLLAPGPLAGAVAMRALGRRAGSLAPSPQGK; encoded by the coding sequence TTGAACGTCGGTCTGCAGCGCGGTGCGATCGCGTCCGTGCAAGTGCTCGGTCTCGCCGTGTGGTTCTCCATGTCGGCCGTGGTCCCGAGCCTGCGCAACGCGTGGGGGCTCACTGACGGCGGAGCCGTGTGGCTGACCGCCTCCGTGCAGTTCGGTTTCGTCGCCGGGGCACTTACCTCGACCGCCCTGAACCTGGCCGACCGGGTCCCCTCCCCGCGCCTGCTGTCCGTCAGCGCCGCGGCAGCGGCCACCTGCACCGTGGTGCTGGCCGTTTTCGTCGACCAGTTCTCCCTCGCCGTCCCGCTGCGCTTTCTGACCGGTGTGTTCCTGGCCGGGGTCTACCCCGTGGGCATGAAGCTCATGGCCTCCTGGGCAGGGCGCGCCGGACGGGGCCTGACCATGGGCGTCCTCATCGCCGCGCTCACCCTCGGCTCCACCCTCCCCCACCTCATCGCCGGCGTGGGGTCCCTGCCCTGGCGCGGTGTCCTGCTCGCCGCGGCGACGGCCGGGTTCCTGGCCTCCGTCATCTCCTTGCTCTTCGTCCGGCCCGGTCCCCACGCCGCACCGGCCGCTCCCGTCCGCAACCCGCGCTACGCGCTCACGATGTTCACCGAGCGAGGGCCGCGCCTGGCCAACCTCGGCTACTTCGGACACATGTGGGAGCTCTACGCCCTGTGGACCTGGATCCCGACCTTCCTCCTGACCACCGGACGCGCCGAAGAGCTGCCCGTCTCGGTGGAGACCGCGGTGTTCCTCACCATGGGAATCGGCGGAGCGATCGGCTGCCTGCTCGGCGGCTGGGGCGCCGACCGCTTCGGCCGCCCGCCCGCCGCCCTGGCAGCGCTCCTGGTCAGTGGCGTGTGCTGCCTGCTCTCTCCACTCCTGTTCCCTGCCCCGGCCGCACTCCTGCTGGCCTTCTGCACGGTGTGGGGCGCCGCCGTGATCGCGGACTCCGGGGTGTTCTCGACCACCCTCAGCGAAGTCGCCGACCAGCGCTACGTCGGAACCGCCCTCACCGCCCAGACCGCCATCGGATTCGCCCTCACCGTCATCACCATCCAGCTCACCCCCCTGCTGGCCGAAGCCGCAGGCTGGCGGTACGCCTTCCTCCTGCTCGCTCCCGGTCCCCTCGCCGGCGCCGTCGCGATGCGCGCCCTCGGCCGCCGAGCCGGCTCGCTCGCGCCATCGCCACAGGGGAAGTAG
- a CDS encoding DUF475 domain-containing protein: MVAAVFYGGWAAFGIVAILSVLEISLSFDNAVVNAGILKKMNAFWQKIFLTIGILIAVFGMRLVFPVVIVAVSASLGPIEAVDLALTDKDRYQELVTDAHPSIAAFGGMFLLMIFLDFIFEDRDIKWLGRLERPLSKLGKVDMLSACIALIVLLISALTFGAHAHQHGGTHADKAETVLLSGIAGLITYLVVGGLSGFFEDKLEEEEEREHEAEEQAERAGKPKSAVKLAGKAAFFMFLYLEVLDASFSFDGVIGAFAITNDIVLMALGLGIGAMYVRSLTVYLVREGTLDDYVYLEHGAHYAIGALSVVLLVTIQYEINEFITGMIGVVLIGASFWSSVRRNKRLAAAEGTGNTDKAKVASEV, translated from the coding sequence CTGGTGGCCGCGGTCTTCTACGGGGGGTGGGCCGCCTTCGGCATCGTGGCGATCCTGTCCGTCCTGGAGATCTCGCTGTCCTTCGACAACGCGGTGGTCAACGCCGGGATCCTGAAGAAGATGAATGCCTTCTGGCAGAAGATCTTCCTCACCATCGGCATCCTGATCGCCGTCTTCGGCATGCGCCTGGTCTTCCCGGTCGTCATCGTCGCGGTCAGCGCGTCGCTCGGGCCGATCGAGGCCGTCGACCTCGCGCTCACCGACAAGGACCGCTACCAGGAGCTGGTGACGGACGCCCATCCGTCGATCGCCGCCTTCGGTGGCATGTTCCTCCTCATGATCTTCCTCGACTTCATCTTCGAGGACCGGGACATCAAGTGGCTCGGCCGGCTGGAGCGCCCGCTGTCCAAGCTCGGCAAGGTCGACATGCTGTCGGCCTGCATCGCCCTGATCGTGCTGCTGATCTCCGCGCTCACCTTCGGCGCCCACGCCCACCAGCACGGCGGCACCCACGCCGACAAGGCGGAGACGGTCCTGCTCTCCGGTATCGCCGGCCTGATCACCTACCTGGTCGTCGGCGGTCTCTCCGGCTTCTTCGAGGACAAGCTCGAGGAAGAGGAGGAGCGCGAGCACGAGGCCGAGGAGCAGGCCGAACGCGCCGGCAAGCCCAAGTCGGCCGTCAAGCTGGCCGGCAAGGCCGCGTTCTTCATGTTCCTCTACCTCGAGGTCCTGGACGCGTCGTTCTCCTTCGACGGCGTCATCGGCGCCTTCGCCATCACCAACGACATCGTCCTGATGGCCCTCGGCCTCGGTATCGGCGCCATGTACGTGCGGTCCCTGACCGTCTACCTGGTCCGCGAGGGCACCCTCGACGACTACGTCTACCTGGAGCACGGCGCCCACTACGCCATCGGCGCCCTCTCCGTCGTCCTGCTGGTGACCATCCAGTACGAGATCAACGAGTTCATCACCGGCATGATCGGCGTGGTCCTGATCGGCGCCTCCTTCTGGTCCTCCGTCCGCCGCAACAAGCGGCTCGCGGCGGCCGAAGGGACAGGCAACACCGACAAGGCGAAGGTGGCCTCAGAAGTCTGA
- the rraA gene encoding ribonuclease E activity regulator RraA, protein MTVTPVPTADLVDQYGTDLRVCDLQFRQFGAHRGFAGPVRTVSCHEDNGLLRDLLRTPGDGAVLVVDGGGSLRTALVGDLIAGAAQDNGWAGLVLHGAVRDSATLAGLRLGIKALGTIPRKSAKDAAGAVDIPLTFGGVTFHPGDILHADDDGIALLPEGTVS, encoded by the coding sequence ATGACAGTCACCCCCGTCCCCACCGCCGACCTCGTCGACCAGTACGGCACCGACCTGCGCGTCTGCGACCTGCAATTCCGCCAGTTCGGCGCCCACCGCGGCTTCGCCGGCCCGGTCCGCACCGTCTCCTGCCACGAGGACAACGGCCTCCTGCGCGACCTGCTGCGCACTCCCGGCGATGGCGCCGTCCTCGTCGTCGACGGCGGCGGCTCCCTGCGCACCGCCCTGGTCGGCGACCTCATCGCCGGCGCCGCCCAGGACAACGGCTGGGCCGGCCTCGTCCTGCACGGCGCCGTCCGCGACAGCGCCACACTCGCCGGACTCCGCCTCGGCATCAAGGCGCTGGGCACCATCCCCCGCAAGAGCGCCAAGGACGCCGCCGGAGCCGTCGACATCCCCCTCACCTTCGGCGGCGTCACCTTCCACCCCGGCGACATCCTGCACGCCGACGACGACGGCATCGCCCTTCTCCCCGAAGGCACGGTGAGCTGA
- the otnC gene encoding 3-oxo-tetronate 4-phosphate decarboxylase, with amino-acid sequence MTGYADESAARALIVRTARSLFTRGLTHGSTGNLSVRLADGSLLLTPTGSSLGTVEEAELSRTDPHGKHLDGPRPTKEAFLHAAFYRARPDAHAVVHLHSTHAAAVSCLDDVDPANALPPLTAYYAMRVGALPLLPYHAPGDSILEPLAERTARTHHAVLLANHGPVIAGASMEQAADAIEELEETAKLHLLLRGHATRPLTPEQAAALAPTSP; translated from the coding sequence GTGACCGGCTACGCGGACGAGTCGGCCGCCCGCGCGCTCATCGTCCGTACCGCCCGCTCCCTGTTCACCCGCGGACTCACGCACGGCTCCACCGGGAACCTGTCCGTCCGCCTGGCCGACGGAAGTCTGCTGCTCACGCCCACCGGATCCAGCCTCGGTACGGTCGAGGAAGCCGAGCTGTCGCGCACCGACCCGCACGGCAAGCACCTCGACGGACCCCGGCCCACCAAGGAGGCGTTCCTGCACGCCGCCTTCTACCGCGCCCGGCCGGACGCCCACGCGGTCGTGCACCTGCACTCCACCCACGCCGCCGCCGTCTCCTGCCTCGACGACGTGGACCCCGCCAACGCGCTGCCCCCGCTCACCGCCTACTACGCCATGCGCGTCGGCGCCCTCCCCCTCCTCCCCTACCACGCCCCCGGCGACAGCATCCTGGAACCCCTCGCCGAACGAACGGCCCGCACCCACCACGCCGTCCTCCTCGCCAACCACGGACCCGTCATCGCCGGCGCGTCCATGGAGCAGGCCGCCGACGCCATCGAGGAACTGGAGGAGACCGCCAAGCTGCATCTCCTCCTGCGAGGACACGCCACCCGCCCCCTCACCCCCGAGCAGGCTGCCGCGCTCGCCCCCACATCCCCCTGA
- the otnK gene encoding 3-oxo-tetronate kinase, whose protein sequence is MTLRIGCIADDFTGGTDVAAAFRRAGLRTALVFGAPDDTTGLPADCDAAVVALKSRSTPAGEAVADSLSAQRWLWAKGAAQVYFKYCSTFDSTPQGNIGPVADALMDAAGATVTLHCPASPPNGRTVYQGHLFVHDQLLSDSPLRHHPLNPMTDSALVRLLSAQTRHPVGLVGWATVRRGVEAVREAITAHQQAGVRHVVADALTDEDLAVLGAATLELPVVAGAAGLAEGLGHAYPASGPAAAEPVPSQGRAAVLAGSCSARTLEQIAQFYAAGLPSLHLDVLAAASGRDVTGEALAWYAEQDPELPVLIYASASPEELAAVQAQLGVAEAAAQVEDLLGTLASHLVERGVRRLLVAGGETSGAVTTALGIRAVLVGEEADPGVPWTYATTESGDLALMLKSGNFGAPDLFTRTLTETE, encoded by the coding sequence ATGACCCTGCGCATCGGCTGCATAGCCGACGACTTCACCGGCGGCACCGACGTCGCCGCCGCCTTCCGGCGTGCCGGCCTGCGCACCGCCCTGGTCTTCGGCGCCCCGGACGACACCACCGGTCTACCGGCGGACTGCGACGCCGCCGTGGTCGCGCTCAAGTCCCGTTCCACTCCGGCCGGCGAGGCCGTCGCCGACTCCCTCAGCGCCCAGCGCTGGCTGTGGGCCAAGGGTGCGGCGCAGGTTTACTTCAAGTACTGCTCCACCTTCGACTCCACCCCGCAGGGCAACATCGGGCCGGTCGCCGACGCCCTGATGGATGCCGCCGGTGCCACGGTGACCCTGCACTGTCCGGCCTCTCCGCCCAACGGCCGTACCGTCTACCAGGGGCACCTGTTCGTCCACGACCAGCTCCTGTCCGACTCGCCGTTGCGCCACCACCCGCTCAACCCCATGACGGACTCCGCCCTGGTAAGGCTGCTGTCCGCGCAGACCCGCCACCCGGTGGGCCTGGTCGGCTGGGCCACCGTGCGGCGCGGGGTCGAGGCCGTCCGCGAGGCGATCACGGCACACCAGCAGGCCGGCGTCCGGCACGTCGTCGCCGACGCCCTCACCGACGAGGACCTCGCCGTACTCGGTGCCGCCACCCTCGAACTGCCCGTCGTCGCCGGCGCCGCCGGCCTCGCCGAAGGACTCGGACACGCGTATCCGGCCTCCGGACCGGCCGCCGCCGAACCGGTCCCGTCTCAGGGGCGGGCCGCCGTCCTCGCCGGCAGTTGCTCGGCCCGCACCCTGGAGCAGATCGCCCAGTTCTACGCCGCCGGCCTGCCCTCCCTCCACCTCGACGTCCTCGCCGCCGCGTCCGGGCGCGACGTAACCGGTGAGGCACTGGCCTGGTACGCGGAACAGGACCCCGAACTGCCCGTCCTCATCTACGCCTCCGCCTCGCCCGAGGAACTGGCGGCCGTCCAAGCCCAGCTCGGTGTCGCCGAGGCCGCCGCACAGGTCGAGGACCTCCTCGGCACGCTCGCTTCCCACCTCGTCGAACGTGGTGTTCGCCGCCTGCTCGTCGCGGGCGGTGAGACCTCGGGCGCCGTCACCACCGCGCTCGGCATCCGCGCCGTGCTGGTCGGTGAGGAAGCCGACCCCGGCGTGCCCTGGACGTACGCGACCACCGAGAGCGGCGACCTCGCCCTCATGCTCAAGTCCGGCAACTTCGGCGCACCCGACCTGTTCACCCGCACCCTCACGGAGACCGAGTGA